The Silene latifolia isolate original U9 population chromosome Y, ASM4854445v1, whole genome shotgun sequence sequence TTATGCACTATGAATGGAAACCAGTCATCTGCATGGAGTGTAAGGGTGTGGGTCATTTGGCTAGGTAATGTAGGACTAAGAAATAGCATGGACAAGGAAAAGTCAGGCAAAAATGGGTACCAAAGGGGAGGGTTCAGCAACAACCTGTAGTTGTACCTGATCCTCCTGTAGCTCCACCACCTGTCAGATCTTTAATGGTCCAACCAAGGCAAAATTTTAATATCTCCAGAGGCTTAGTCACTCCTATCCCTGTCTCTTTTACCCCTTTTCTCTCCTGCAAGGGTCCTTACTAAATTCACTAGGCAACGAGGTATAAGTGCTGGTAGTGGCAGAAGAGCTTTTTTGGAAGTCCTTGAACATTCTGTGCAGTATAGGAAAGTGGTTGAGGAGGATATGGGTGATCCAGGACTAGTAATTAAAAATGGGTAGTATTGGTTTCTGGAATGTCCGTGGTATGAATAGTGTAAATAAACATAAAGATATTAGGTGGTTTTTGCATTCAAATAAATTAGGAGTATGTGGGTTATTAGAAACTAGAGTTTGAACATCTGCTATTAATAAAGTACATCAGGGGATTGGTTCTCATTGGTCCTTGGTGTATAACAATGATAGCCATGATGGTGGTCGGATttggatcatttgggatgctggTAATTGTGATGTTGAGGTTCTGGGAAGTGAGGCTCAGGTGGTGCATACCAAAATCACTTATTTACCAACTGGTGTTGTTTGGTGGTTATCAATGGTTTATGGGTTTAATAGACTTGCTGAACGTCTTCCTTTATGGAAATCTCTTAAAAATATGAGGAATTCTATCATGGGGCCTTGGGTTGTCATGGGAGACTTTAATAATGTCTTGGCTATGAATGAAAGAATTGGTTCTGTAGTTACTGCTGCTGAGGTGAGGGAGTTTCAGGACTGTGTTGATGTTTGTGGCTTATGTGATATAACTGCTCAGGGAGCATTCTTCACCTGGACAAACAAACATGAGGTTGGTGACTTGAAGTTCAGCAGGATTGATAGAACTCTAGTGAATGATAACTGGTTGTCTGAATTCCCTAATACCATTACTGTGTTTCACCCAGAGGGAGTATTTGAACATTGCCCTTGTACTATGAATCTCACTCCTGAAGTAGGCAAACAGAAACGTAGTTTTaagtacttcaatatgtggggaaAAGACCCTGGTTTTTAGAATCTTATTAAAGAGATTTAGAGCATACCTTTGTATGGGTATAAAATGTTTCAGTTTGTTAAAAAACCGAAGCTACTAAAGAAGCCACTAAAAAAACTTAATAATGCTGGCTATGCTAATATTGAGACCACTACTAAGGTAGCTCTGATGCATCTCCACAGTATGCAGAACCAGTTACACTCAGATCCAACTAATACTACTTTGCAGCATGTAGTAAAGGAAGCTGATATACTTTATAGAGAAAGGGAGGTAGCTATGAGAAGCTTCCTTGCTCAAAAAACCAAAACTCAATGGTTCAAAGATGGAGATGACAATACTCACTAATTCCATAGTGTCATCAAAGCACGAAGGATGCAGAATAGGATCCTGTGGATTCATGACATGGATGGCCTTAATCAGACCACCCCTGATGCCGTAGAGGGAGCTTTTGTCAAATATTACAAGAATCTTCGGGGTACACAAACAAAGGTGGCTAAGGTTCATAGAGGCACTGTTCAGAAAGGTAAATTAGTGACTGATGAGCATAGACTTTTGTTAACTGGAGCTGTGACTGATAAGGAGATCAAGGAGGCTTTATTTTCTATTCTTGCTGATAAAgcacctggacctgatgggtatacTTCTCAATTTTTTAAGGATGCTTTTGCTATTATTGGATCTGATTTAATAGAAGTTGTGAAGGAGTTTTTCTATGCTGGGAAAATGCTTAAGCAAGTAAACTCTACCACTTTGACTTTAATTCCTAAGAAGGAAAGACCTCTGACTGTGGCTAATTTTAGACCTATTGCTTGCTGCAATGTGGTCTATAGGGTTATATCAAAAGTGATTTGTAATAGATTAGCTTCTATGCTGCCTGATATTGTTAGTGAGAATTAGAGTGCTTTTTTAAAAGGGAGGGACATTGTTGATAACATCCTGATCTGTCATAACTTGGTTAAACTGCACAAAAGAAAAGCTTGTTCACCTAGGTGTTTGATGAAGGTGGACCTCAAGAAGACATATGACTCAATTGAATTGGAATTCATTAGAGAAATGTTATATGCCCTTGAATTCCCTTCTCAGATGATTCAGTGGATAATGGAAGGCATCACAACTCCAAGGTTTACTCTGTCTCTTAATGGCTCCAACTTTGGTTACTTCCAAGGCAAGAGAGGCATCAGACAAGGTGATCCATGTCACCtttattatttactcttagcaTGGAATAGCTTAGTAGGATTTTGACTTCAATGACAAATACTATGGGGTTCAACTATCATCCTCTCTGTAGAGCACTTAGCCTGACTCATCTGTGCTTTGCAGATGATCTACTAATGTTTTGTAGGGGGGACAAGCCTTCTATTTGCACCATTCTAAGAGCATTTGCCACATTTTCTAGTGCTTCTGGACTGGTAATAAATAGAGAGAAGTCTGATATTTATTTTTAATGGTATTAGTAATGAGGATATTCAGTTTGTTCTGGGACTTTCAGGCTTCAGAGAGGGGAAATTCCCTGTCAGGTACCTTGGAATCCCCATTTATTATAAGAGAATGACAGTGGGGGATTGTTCAAGACTTGCTGAGAGAGTGGTGATGAGAATTCATGGATGGGGTGCTAGAAAACTCAGCTATGCAGGTAGACTTGTACTTGTTCAGGCTGTGCTCTCACAACTCCATAGTTTTTGGTCACGTATATTTATCATTCCCCTTACAGTGATGAATAGAATTGAGAAAATTTGTAGGAACTACCTCTGGAGTGGCTCTGATGATTTTCACAAAACTTCTCCTGTGGCTTGGTATAAGGTTTGTACTGACAAGAAGTTTGGTGGGCTTGGTATAGTAAATTGCAAACTATGGAATGTGGCTATGCTTGGAAAATATGTCTGGTGGCTAGCAAAAAAGGCTGATCATTTGTGGATTAGATGGGTGAATCACATGTATATTAAAGGTGAGAATTGGTTAGATTATGTTCCTACTGCTAGCTCTAGTTGGACATGGAGAAAACTATGTCAGGTCAAGGATCATTTCAAGTCTGCATATTACAATGGCAAATGGAGCACAAATACAGGGAGATACACTATCTCTGTGGGGTATTCTTGGTTGCAAGGAGATCAGACTAAGGGCACATGGCACCCTGTTATTTAAAACAGACTCAACTAGCCCAAGCGCTCGTTTATAGGTTGGTTGGCTATCCAAGGGAGACTTATGATAAAGGATAGACTGCTACGTTTTAGCATCATTAATGATAGCATCTGTGATATGTGTATGGCACAGCCTGAGGATTATAATCATCTGTTGTATAAGTGCAGGTTCAGTGCTAAATGTTGGACTATGCTAGCTGATTGGTTGGAAGTTGCTTTGCCTAGTACATGGATCATAGAATAGTGTTGCTTGTGGAGATGCAGGTCTCTAATGAAAAAGAACATTGTCATCACAGGTATTTTGGCCATGGTATATCAGATTTGGATGGCTCTAAATCTATGCAGGGTGGAGAGTCAGCTTCTTTTGCCTTCATATGTATTCAAGTCTATTCAAACCATTGTGCAAGGCAGAGGACAAACCTGGAAGTGGACATCCAAGTATCAATGCTTGAGCTGGTCACCTTGGATGTAAACATTGTTTAGATTAATTGTGTGACAAAGGGTAACTAATGAAATGCTTGTATTGGTGGTAACGTACTTAAACTcctaattattaatataattttcacatttcacgaaaaaaaaaaatgtcgACGACATAATCCTTATCTAAAAAAGGAAGACCACGGGGAAAGTCGGGGAAAAGGCCGCGGGCGATGCGAGTGACTAACCCACCACAAGCTATCGTGCCTGTCACTTTCTGCCCGACAGTGTTAAAATGTTGAGCAGTCAAGTAGGAAATGTTAAAAACAATGGATTTACCGTTGTCAATGTCCAGGTAACCCGCTAAAATGGACAGCTTGAAATTGTTAACATTGTTGGGCTCGTGAcgaccaaaaatggtctctcctagtaGACGGAGAAAGTAATGGGCTGGGGGTAACTGGACGTGAGCAACACGTCGCTGACTGAAGGGAGTGTGTGCAAGTGTAGGCCAAAGCAGAGCCAGGATCATCCTAGGAGGCTCCAGAAGACCGTCACTAATTAAACCCAACcgcctcccaaactcagctaaagtCTAGGTGAAAGTGGTTTTAAACAGTCTGAAAGTAATGCACTTGCTCCCGTAATCAGTCGCA is a genomic window containing:
- the LOC141632275 gene encoding uncharacterized protein LOC141632275, with product MLYALEFPSQMIQWIMEGITTPRFTLSLNGSNFGYFQGKRGIRQDDLLMFCRGDKPSICTILRAFATFSSASGLFVLGLSGFREGKFPVRYLGIPIYYKRMTVGDCSRLAERVVMRIHGWGARKLSYAGRLVLVQAVLSQLHSFWSRIFIIPLTVMNRIEKICRNYLWSGSDDFHKTSPVAWYKVCTDKKFGGLGIVNCKLWNVAMLGKYVWWLAKKADHLWIRWVNHMYIKGENWLDYVPTASSSWTWRKLCQVKDHFKSAYYNGKWSTNTGRYTISVGYSWLQGDQTKGTWHPPEDYNHLLYKCRFSAKCWTMLADWYFGHGISDLDGSKSMQGGESASFAFICIQVYSNHCARQRTNLEVDIQVSMLELVTLDVNIV